The following proteins come from a genomic window of Archocentrus centrarchus isolate MPI-CPG fArcCen1 chromosome 3, fArcCen1, whole genome shotgun sequence:
- the myef2 gene encoding LOW QUALITY PROTEIN: myelin expression factor 2 (The sequence of the model RefSeq protein was modified relative to this genomic sequence to represent the inferred CDS: deleted 1 base in 1 codon) encodes MDESSGNILINSSQVSRWNRKSSLHILNCVASGSPTLCVGKTNLNMADVETLDEEPQQEETTASVKSETDETSQETPNGVKTDAEEGKPPKEKHDGKEKTSGSRRGGRYHPYKDKHGGEKKGGHRNRVFISNIPYDMKWQAIKDLMREKVGEVTYVELFKDAEGKSRGCGVVEFKDEEFVKKAVLTMNKHDLSGRPLNIKEDPDGEHARRVLQRMGGGQQGGRGQDMGPGVMNLPPSIANNPNIPPEVIHALQAGRLGNTVFVANLDFKVGWKKLKEVFSMAGVVKRADVKEDKDGKSRGMGTVTFEQALEAVQAISMFNGQMLFDRQMHVKMDEKSLPPEDFRQVEKAPQLPRGLGGIGMGLGPGGQPINANRLSGGGGMGSMGPGGMDVSGYAGMNRLGGGMSGGGGSFGSMESMGNMGGFGGRDMAPVGRMGDMYRSGMGGMDRDFGHSDMPMNRGFADSFGGMGGGFGGGMGSGGMGHMGTGLGGGMGNMSMDRMGSSFDRLGMSGMDMNRGFGGYGGGGPGHMGGGMSDRGSGSKAGCQIFVRNLSYDLTWQKLKEKFSHCGQVMFAEIKMENGKSKGCGTVRFDSPESAEKACRMMNGTKINGREVDVRIDRNA; translated from the exons CAACAGCTCCCAAGTCTCGCGTTGGAATCGCAAATCTTCCCTGCACATTTTGAACTGCGTAGCC TCGGGGAGTCCTACGTtgtgtgtggggaaaacaaaccTCAACATGGCAGATGTTGAAACGCTTGATGAGGAGCCACAGCAGGAGGAAACTACTGCATCCGTCAAGTCCGAAACCGACGAGACGTCTCAAGAAACACCCAACGGTGTTAAAAC ggaTGCTGAAGAAGGCAAGCCccccaaagaaaaacatgatggTAAAGAGAAAACCTCTGGGAGCAGACGAGGAGGCCGCTACCATCCTTACAAAGACAAACATGGTGGAGAAAAGAAGGGTGGTCATAGGAATCGAGTGTTCATCAGCAATATACCATATGATATGAAGTGGCAGGCAATTAAAGATCTAATGCGTGAGAAAG TTGGTGAGGTTACATACGTGGAGCTCTTTAAGGATGCTGAAGGAAAGTCAAGG GGGTGTGG TGTGGTGGAGTTCAAAGATGAGGAGTTTGTGAAGAAGGCCGTCTTAACTATGAATAAACATGACCTAAGTGGAAGACCACTCAACATCAAGGAG GACCCTGATGGAGAGCACGCCCGCCGTGTGTTGCAGCGCATGGGTGGAGGTCAACAGGGAGGCCGTGGACAGGACATGGGCCCTGGTGTCATGAACCTCCCACCCTCCATTGCCAACAACCCTAACATCCCACCTGAGGTCATCCATGCACTGCAGGCTGGGCGACTGGGCAACACAGTGTTTGTGGCTAAT CTGGATTTCAAGGTGGGCTGGAAGAAGTTAAAAGAGGTGTTTAGCATGGCCGGTGTGGTGAAGCGAGCAGATGTAAAGGAAGATAAAGATGGCAAGAGCCGTGGAATGGGAACAGTGACTTTtgagcaggcactggaggctGTGCAGGCCATAT CCATGTTTAATGGACAGATGCTCTTCGACAGACAGATGCATGTTAAAATg GATGAGAAGTCGCTTCCCCCCGAAGACTTCCGTCAAGTTGAAAAAGCGCCTCAGTTACCGC GTGGTCTAGGTGGTATTGGCATGGGACTGGGGCCAGGAGGGCAGCCTATTAATGCCAACCGTTTGAGTGGTGGAGGCGGCATGGGCTCTATGGGACCTGGAG gtATGGATGTATCAGGTTATGCTGGAATGAACAGACTTGGGGGAG GAATGAGTGGTGGAGGTGGAAGCTTTGGCAGCATGGAGAGCATGGGCAATATGGGGGGCTTTGGAGGGAGGGACATGGCACCAGTTGGCAGAATGGGAG ATATGTACCGGTCAGGAATGGGTGGAATGGATCGGGACTTTGGGCACAGTGACATGCCAATGAATCGAGGATTTGCGGATTCTTTTGGAGGAATGG GTGGAGGTTTTGGAGGAGGCATGGGCAGTGGTGGCATGGGGCACATGGGGACTGGATTAG gtggtgGAATGGGAAACATGTCGATGGACCGAATGGGCTCCAGCTTTGACCGTTTGGGAATGTCAGGAATGGACATGAACCGTGGCTTTGGCGGCTATGGCGGTGGGGGACCAGGCCACATGGGTGGAGGCATGTCAGACAGAGGCTCGGGGTCCAAAGCAGGCTGCCAGATATTTGTGCGAAAT CTCTCCTATGATCTGACATGGCAAAAGCTGAAAGAGAAGTTCAGTCACTGTG GTCAGGTAATGTTTGCAGAAATAAAGATGGAGAACGGAAAGTCGAAGGGATGTGGAACGGTGAGATTCGACTCTCCGGAGAGCGCTGAGAAGGCCTGCAGGATGATGAATGGAACCAAGATAAATGGCCGAGAGGTGGACGTCCGTATTGATCGAAACGCCTAG
- the slc24a5 gene encoding LOW QUALITY PROTEIN: sodium/potassium/calcium exchanger 5 (The sequence of the model RefSeq protein was modified relative to this genomic sequence to represent the inferred CDS: inserted 2 bases in 1 codon; substituted 1 base at 1 genomic stop codon), producing MTMGTVAAVQKKKRKDFIPYFLGFVIFLYCTVHLLLFTAETAQEPGSVRVRRAVDNETECIPPQSSEFPEGFFTVQERKDGGLIIYFILIFYMLLAVAIVCDDYFLPSLEVISERLGLSQDLAGATFMXSWSSSPELVTAFXVITLCVFVTKGDIGVSTIVGSAVYNLLGICAACGLLASMAGRLTCWPLFRDCLAYGISVAAVIAIISDNKVYWYDAACLLLVYGVYIVVLCFDLRISEFILRKLSPCCTCVGSSTVEKIESQRLLGWNDDTSLRVHSRSRTDSGIFQDESGYSHLSLSLHGLNEIPEEHKSVFAMPESDLKRILWVLSLPIITLLFLTVPDCRRRFWKRWFMITFLMSAVWISAFTYVLVWMVTVVGETLAIPDTVMGLTLLAAGTSIPDTIASVMVAREGKADMAMSNIVGSNVFDMLCLGFPWFIKTAFVDTNNPVEVNSTGLVLVSSTLLLSIVFLFVGVHINGWKLDWKLGLVSLICYILFATLSILYELGIIGNNPIRLCSD from the exons ATGACCATGGGTACTGTTGCAGCTGtgcagaaaaagaagagaaaagattTTATACCTTACTTTCTaggatttgtaatttttttgtattgtacGGTCCATCttcttttattcacagcagaAACAGCTCAGGAACCTGGCTCTGTCAGGGTGCGCCGGGCCGTGG ATAATGAGACAGAGTGCATCCCACCACAGTCCTCGGAGTTTCCTGAAGGCTTCTTCACAGTGCAGGAGAGGAAGGATGGGGGGCTCATCATTTATTTTATCCTTATTTTCTACATGCTTTTGGCTGTCGCTATAGTCTGCGATGATTACTTTCTGCCATCACTAGAAGTCATCAGTGAAC GTCTGGGATTGTCACAGGACTTGGCAGGAGCCACATTTAT CAGCTGGAGTTCTTCGCCTGAACTGGTCACAGCCTTCTAGGTAATCACCCTGT GTGTGTTTGTGACAAAAGGGGACATTGGAGTCAGCACCATTGTGGGATCGGCTGTCTACAACCTACTAGGAATCTGTGCTGCCTGTGGACTTTTAGCATCTATG GCTGGGCGGCTCACCTGCTGGCCACTGTTCCGGGACTGCCTGGCATATGGCATCAGTGTTGCTGCTGTTATTGCTATTATTTCTGATAACAAGGTGTACTG GTATGATGCTGCTTGTCTGCTGCTGGTCTACGGTGTCTACATTGTGGTTCTGTGCTTTGACCTTCGCATCAGTGAGTTTATCCTGAGGAAGCTGAGCCCTTGCTGCACATGTGTGGGTTCAAGTACTGTTGAAAAGATTGAATCACAGCGTTTGCTGGGTTGGAACGACGACACTAGCCTGCGGGTCCACAGTCGCTCCAGAACAGACAGCGGGATCTTCCAGGACGAGTCAGGATACTCTCACCTGTCACTCAGCCTGCACGGCCTCAATGAGATTCCCGAAG AGCATAAAAGTGTGTTTGCCATGCCGGAGAGCGACCTGAAAAGGATTCTGTGGGTACTGTCTCTGCCCATCATCACTCTGCTTTTCCTCACCGTCCCTGACTGCAGGAGAAGGTTCTGGAAGCGGTGGTTCATGATCACATTCCTCATGTCAGCGGTCTGGATCTCAGCTTTTACATATGTGCTGGTGTGGATGGTCACCGTAGTCG GTGAAACCCTTGCTATCCCTGATACTGTAATGGGACTTACTTTGCTTGCTGCTGGAACCAGTATACCTGACACCATAGCCAGCGTGATGGTGGCCAGAGAAG gGAAAGCTGACATGGCCATGTCCAACATTGTGGGCTCTAACGTGTTCGACATGCTGTGCCTGGGCTTTCCTTGGTTCATCAAGACTGCTTTTGTGGACACCAACAACCCCGTAGAGGTCAACAGCACCGGACTGGTCTTAGTATCCTCTACACTACTTCTTTCAATTGTCTTCCTTTTCGTAGGCGTGCACATCAATGGATGGAAGTTGGATTGGAAGTTAGGACTCGTTTCTCTCATCTGCTACATCCTCTTTGCCACTCTGTCCATCCTGTATGAGCTGGGGATTATTGGGAATAATCCCATAAGACTGTGCAGCGACTGA
- the LOC115775735 gene encoding E3 ubiquitin-protein ligase RNF128-like has product MGKKTQHRLLLLLCLSGLVHRSAAFVFWTAIVEISYSNSNNETVGQFCECGVFGRNSPVKMASGIITLPKGDPKGCGPGPVYGRNSSSPSWIALVKRGNCTFSEKINAAKRQGAAGVVVYNVDGSGNSTTYMTHPEAEGIVTIMIGNFQGREIVRLINNGTEVYMVITEGAAHGPWMDTYWLYFLSIAFFIVTAASVAYFVFVSANRLYNLSLSKRKEKRLKSEAKKAIKRLQVRTLKRGDEETHSDSLMCAVCIESYKAGDVVTVLTCEHIFHKTCIEPWLLDRRTCPMCKCDILKALGVEDNRKESISAESPPDVTVITVTGGDTMYEVPLTDPGSTDPERHQHRYDNRAFEGESEPARG; this is encoded by the coding sequence ATGGGTAAGAAGACTCAACACCGTCTGCTGCTTTTGCTGTGTTTGTCAGGGCTTGTTCACCGTTCAGCTGCCTTTGTGTTTTGGACCGCCATTGTGGAAATAAGCTATAGTAACAGCAACAATGAGACTGTGGGGCAATTTTGTGAGTGTGGGGTGTTTGGCCGTAACTCTCCTGTGAAAATGGCTTCGGGCATCATTACACTTCCCAAGGGGGACCCCAAAGGCTGTGGCCCAGGTCCTGTTTATGGCCGCAACTCCAGCTCACCATCATGGATAGCCCTGGTTAAAAGGGGCAACTGCACCTTCAGTGAGAAGATCAATGCTGCCAAACGTCAGGGAGCAGCTGGTGTGGTGGTGTATAATGTGGACGGCAGTGGAAACAGCACTACATACATGACACACCCAGAAGCAGAGGGCATTGTGACTATCATGATTGGCAATTTTCAGGGCAGGGAGATTGTCAGGTTAATTAACAATGGGACTGAAGTTTATATGGTGATTACTGAAGGCGCTGCTCACGGACCCTGGATGGACACCTACTGGCTTTACTTTCTGTCCATCGCCTTTTTCATTGTGACCGCAGCCTCAGTCGCCTACTTTGTGTTCGTCTCCGCAAACCGTCTCTACAATCTGAGCTTGTCTAAGCGCAAGGAGAAGCGGCTGAAGTCTGAGGCTAAGAAGGCAATTAAGCGTCTGCAAGTACGCACGCTCAAAAGAGGGGACGAGGAAACCCATTCTGACTCCCTGATGTGCGCCGTGTGTATTGAATCCTACAAAGCAGGGGATGTGGTGACTGTGCTGACATGTGAACACATCTTCCACAAAACCTGCATCGAACCCTGGCTGCTGGACAGGCGCACCTGCCCTATGTGCAAGTGTGACATCTTGAAGGCCCTGGGGGTCGAGGACAACAGAAAAGAGAGCATCTCCGCTGAATCACCACCAGATGTCACTGTGATCACAGTGACAGGAGGAGACACCATGTATGAAGTCCCGCTGACTGACCCAGGGAGCACCGACCCAGAGAGACATCAGCATCGCTATGACAACAGGGCCTTCGAGGGAGAATCAGAGCCTGCGAGGggatga